In Crassostrea angulata isolate pt1a10 chromosome 6, ASM2561291v2, whole genome shotgun sequence, a genomic segment contains:
- the LOC128189185 gene encoding protein unc-93 homolog A-like isoform X2, producing MAYRSTVYEGLVKIRLIKMYGTNTLGLGMIGYIMMCYGTSQLAMLLIIEKLQKRLKPVVFVLKGFLVTQGLLLVLYIWEPRSDSVYSILGFMSLWGAVDAVWQSQVQGILVSSAARKEPAVICYRVCQGVGLCVVFFSSIVLSLLYKVCLIGSTLVLGVIGYLVMEVSNNPVTPQENRAFSV from the exons ATGGCTTACCGGTCCACTGTATATGAGGGACTCGTTAAAATAAGATTGATAAAA ATGTACGGGACGAACACATTAGGACTGGGAATGATTGGGTACATCATGATGTGCTATGGAACCTCTCAGCTGGCCATGTTGTTAATCATTGAAAAACTGCAGAAGAGACTAAAACCAGTTGTGTTTGTTCTGAAAG GTTTCCTGGTCACACAAGGTCTTCTGCTTGTGCTTTACATCTGGGAGCCTCGTTCTGATTCTGTTTACAGTATTCTAGGATTTATGTCCCTTTGGGGAGCCGTGGATGCCGTTTGGCAGTCGCAAGTGCAAG GTATCTTGGTGTCGTCTGCTGCGCGAAAGGAGCCGGCTGTCATCTGCTACAGGGTGTGTCAGGGAGTGGGGCTTTGTGTTGTCTTCTTTTCCTCCATCGTACTCAGTCTCCTGTACAAAGTTTGTTTGATCGGATCTACACTTGTGTTGGGAGTCATTGGATATCTTGTAATGGAGGTGTCCAATAACCCAGTCACACCGCAGGAGAACCGAGCGTTCAGCGTAtaa
- the LOC128189185 gene encoding protein unc-93 homolog A-like isoform X1 encodes MMAKESEDEDQITDVVSHAEMRAMLWGRQREKNVSDNSMSSKADDQVTSYRAERPTSLSEEWKELKRLRSTDGTPENLNMGPPKTHTKGSVWKNFVALCTGLMLAFMSFLPLRNIQTSIFSDYYLGTISLGLIYGSFVIGCMISPWLVQNARPKGLILLSLISHVFFVTSNLFPSFWTLLPMSVLFGFFQAPLWSVQELLIGSYGTSYSTITGIRIERSIHQFQSVFVVFCHTAQILGNLMQSITLRFDDNYSHAKIPTEKNHITICNNSSMCQEEFHVTYDGDFGQKFMRYFAEDFEKLDYLQILKLFYLCLACCSVILIGCCLRKPDIIINKRKTPFWDKICDVSSFFRTKTFLMLGLLMTFTGMQQAIVISDVTKMYGTNTLGLGMIGYIMMCYGTSQLAMLLIIEKLQKRLKPVVFVLKGFLVTQGLLLVLYIWEPRSDSVYSILGFMSLWGAVDAVWQSQVQGILVSSAARKEPAVICYRVCQGVGLCVVFFSSIVLSLLYKVCLIGSTLVLGVIGYLVMEVSNNPVTPQENRAFSV; translated from the exons atgatggcGAAGGAGAGCGAAGACGAAGACCAAATCACCGACGTTGTTTCTCACGCCGAGATGAGAGCCATGCTCTGGGGCCGACAGAGAGAAAAGAATGTCAGTGATAATTCAATGTCGTCTAAAGCAGACGACCAGGTGACGTCATATCGGGCGGAGAGACCCACTAGTCTCAGCGAAGAATGGAAGGAATTAAAGCGGCTTCGCAGTACTGACGGAACACCGGAAAACCTAAACATGGGGCCACCGAAAACGCACACTAAAGGTTCCGTTTGGAAAAATTTTGTCGCTCTGTGCACAGGACTAATGTTGGCTTTTATGTCCTTCTTGCCGCTTCGAAACATTCAAACCAGTATATTTTCAGACTATTATCTTGGCACAATTTCACTAGGACTTATATATGGAAGTTTTGTAATTGGTTGCATGATTTCGCCGTGGTTGGTACAAAATGCTCGACCGAAAGGGTTAATTTTACTTTCCTTGATTTCACATGTATTCTTTGTGACATCTAACCTGTTTCCCTCATTTTGGACGCTTTTGCCGATGTCAGTGCTTTTCGGATTTTTTCAGGCCCCTTTGTGGTCGGTTCAAGAACTTTTAATTGGAAGCTACGGAACGAGTTATTCAACTATAACAGGAATTAGGATAGAACGTTCGATTCATCAATTTCAGAGCGTTTTTGTCGTGTTTTGCCATACTGCACAGATTCTTGGAAATTTAATGCAAAGCATTACTCTAAGATTTGATGATAATTACAGTCATGCCAAAATTCCCACCGAGAAAAACCATATAACCATATGTAATAACTCTTCTATGTGTCAAGAAGAGTTCCACGTGACTTACGACGGAGATTTCGGCCAGAAATTTATGCGTTATTTTGCGGAGGATTTTGAAAAGCTGGATTATTTGCAAATCTTAAAGTTGTTTTACTTGTGTCTGGCATGTTGTTCAGTCATTCTAATAGGATGCTGCCTGAGGAAGCCAGacataattataaacaaaagaaaaacaccaTTTTGGGATAAAATCTGCGATGTTTCGAGCTTTTTTCGAACAAAGACATTTCTCATGCTTGGTTTATTGATGACATTTACTGGTATGCAGCAAGCCATTGTTATTAGTGACGTCACGAAG ATGTACGGGACGAACACATTAGGACTGGGAATGATTGGGTACATCATGATGTGCTATGGAACCTCTCAGCTGGCCATGTTGTTAATCATTGAAAAACTGCAGAAGAGACTAAAACCAGTTGTGTTTGTTCTGAAAG GTTTCCTGGTCACACAAGGTCTTCTGCTTGTGCTTTACATCTGGGAGCCTCGTTCTGATTCTGTTTACAGTATTCTAGGATTTATGTCCCTTTGGGGAGCCGTGGATGCCGTTTGGCAGTCGCAAGTGCAAG GTATCTTGGTGTCGTCTGCTGCGCGAAAGGAGCCGGCTGTCATCTGCTACAGGGTGTGTCAGGGAGTGGGGCTTTGTGTTGTCTTCTTTTCCTCCATCGTACTCAGTCTCCTGTACAAAGTTTGTTTGATCGGATCTACACTTGTGTTGGGAGTCATTGGATATCTTGTAATGGAGGTGTCCAATAACCCAGTCACACCGCAGGAGAACCGAGCGTTCAGCGTAtaa